One genomic window of Haemophilus haemolyticus includes the following:
- a CDS encoding acyltransferase family protein, translating into MSSIKYRPEIDGLRAIAVISVIIYHLNENWLPSGFLGVDIFFVISGFLITGIIITEIQQNSFSFKQFYTRRIKRIYPAFITVMALVSFIASAIFIYNDFNKLRKTIELAIAFLSNFYLGLTQGYFDLSANENPALHIWSLAVEEQYYLIFPLILILAYKKFREIKVLFIITLILFFILLSTSFIPASFYKEVLHQPNIYYLSNLRFPELLVGSLLAIYHNLSASKQASKQATNVIAILSTLLLFSCLFLMNNDIAFIPGVTLILPCIFTALIIHTTSQNNIIKLCLSNKAIVFIGKISYSLYLYHWIFIALAYYITGEKQINNQSIAIVTVLTIIFSVLSYYLIEQPIRKSKLNFKQSFLYIYFIPSLLLLGFNLYKRQTIRAEKEYIEQSIPVSNENHYPAKVIILGDSHSAHLEAFLNYVGNKEGWKADIFKDKFECSFIVNDKYQLDPNCQSVWQKDSQYKAIFISAFYDLKMGGQPVPRFRPETFIEPDFKVRFKNTVKQLAMQKPVYVFANNSSVSRSPLRGYLLENYGLEKYLTPIHRMGDIDASNKIIHDLVKDIPNVYWVDAQQYLPKDSVMAEGKYLYADQDHLTNFGAYYMAKEFSKYQRVMTPEQVKKLYE; encoded by the coding sequence ATGTCATCTATTAAATATCGCCCAGAAATTGATGGGTTACGAGCGATTGCAGTTATTTCTGTCATTATTTATCATCTTAATGAAAACTGGTTACCAAGCGGTTTTCTTGGGGTAGATATTTTCTTTGTTATTTCTGGCTTTCTGATTACCGGTATTATTATCACAGAAATTCAACAGAATTCTTTTTCGTTTAAACAATTTTATACTCGACGAATTAAACGAATTTATCCTGCTTTTATTACAGTAATGGCATTAGTATCTTTCATTGCGTCTGCTATCTTTATTTATAATGATTTCAATAAATTAAGAAAAACGATTGAATTAGCTATTGCATTCCTATCTAATTTCTATCTAGGATTAACACAAGGTTATTTTGATTTAAGTGCGAATGAAAATCCTGCATTGCACATTTGGTCATTAGCTGTGGAAGAACAATACTATCTTATTTTTCCACTTATCCTAATTTTAGCTTATAAAAAGTTTAGAGAAATTAAAGTATTGTTTATTATAACGCTAATTTTGTTTTTTATCTTACTTTCTACTTCTTTTATTCCAGCTTCTTTTTACAAAGAAGTATTGCATCAGCCTAATATCTATTATTTATCTAACCTAAGATTCCCGGAATTACTTGTGGGATCGTTACTAGCAATTTATCATAATCTTTCAGCAAGCAAGCAAGCAAGCAAGCAAGCAACCAATGTTATTGCAATATTAAGTACATTACTATTATTTTCCTGCTTATTTTTAATGAATAATGATATTGCATTTATTCCGGGTGTAACTTTAATTCTCCCTTGTATTTTTACAGCATTAATTATTCATACCACATCTCAAAATAATATCATTAAATTATGTTTGTCTAATAAAGCTATAGTGTTTATTGGAAAAATTTCTTATTCACTCTATTTATACCATTGGATTTTTATTGCACTAGCTTATTATATAACAGGTGAAAAACAAATTAATAATCAATCTATTGCTATAGTAACAGTATTAACAATAATCTTTTCAGTTCTAAGTTATTATTTAATCGAACAGCCAATTAGAAAATCGAAACTAAACTTTAAACAAAGTTTTCTTTATATTTATTTTATTCCTTCTCTTTTACTATTAGGATTTAATCTTTATAAAAGACAAACAATACGAGCTGAAAAAGAATACATTGAACAATCAATTCCTGTTTCTAATGAAAATCATTATCCTGCTAAGGTTATCATTCTAGGTGATTCTCATTCTGCACATTTAGAAGCTTTTCTAAATTATGTGGGGAATAAAGAAGGCTGGAAAGCAGATATTTTCAAAGATAAATTTGAATGTAGCTTTATTGTGAATGATAAATACCAATTAGATCCTAATTGTCAATCTGTGTGGCAGAAAGATTCTCAATATAAAGCGATATTTATTTCAGCATTTTATGACTTGAAAATGGGCGGACAACCAGTACCTCGCTTTAGACCCGAAACTTTCATTGAACCAGACTTTAAAGTGCGTTTTAAAAATACAGTGAAACAATTAGCTATGCAAAAACCAGTATATGTTTTTGCTAATAATAGTTCAGTAAGCCGTTCTCCACTGCGTGGATATTTATTAGAAAATTATGGACTTGAAAAATATTTGACTCCAATTCATCGTATGGGCGATATTGATGCTAGTAACAAAATCATTCACGATTTAGTCAAAGATATACCTAATGTTTATTGGGTAGATGCTCAACAGTATTTACCCAAAGATAGCGTTATGGCAGAAGGAAAATATTTGTATGCTGATCAAGATCACTTAACAAATTTTGGTGCTTACTATATGGCAAAAGAATTTAGTAAATACCAACGAGTGATGACACCTGAACAAGTGAAAAAACTCTACGAGTAA
- the rnd gene encoding ribonuclease D, with protein sequence MIKECQNTPHFTVITDNTSLLEICNLAQQQSAVALDTEFMRVSTYFPKLGLIQLYDGERVSLIDPLAITDFSPFVALLSNSKVLKILHSCSEDLLVFLQEFDQLPHPMIDTQIMARFLGLGTSAGLAKLAQQYLNVEIDKGATRTNWIKRPLSDIQLQYAAGDVWYLLPLYHILEKELAKTPWEQAVRDDCELALSKTHKLQERDSEKAYLDIPNAWKLNPLELSRLRILAQWRQNVGIERDLALSYIVKSDNLWKVAKNNPRNTSEMLEMGLSENEVRVRGKKILQLLAQARRVSSNDYPKPIERISEDPRYKKTIRLLQEKVNSLTPEGLTPEIVASKRTLEELIKWVWKYDCSQGKLPELLIGWRKPIGEKLVDVLK encoded by the coding sequence ATGATAAAAGAATGTCAAAATACACCGCATTTTACGGTTATTACGGATAATACTTCGCTATTGGAAATTTGCAATTTGGCTCAGCAGCAAAGTGCGGTTGCCCTAGATACAGAATTTATGCGTGTTTCCACTTATTTTCCTAAGTTGGGATTAATCCAACTTTATGATGGAGAGCGTGTCTCTTTAATTGATCCTTTAGCGATTACGGATTTTTCGCCTTTTGTTGCATTGTTATCCAATTCTAAGGTATTAAAAATCTTACATTCTTGTAGCGAGGATTTATTGGTTTTCTTACAAGAATTTGATCAGCTTCCACACCCAATGATTGATACGCAAATTATGGCGCGCTTTCTTGGACTTGGCACATCAGCAGGATTGGCAAAATTAGCACAACAATACTTAAATGTAGAAATCGATAAAGGCGCAACACGGACGAATTGGATCAAACGCCCACTTTCTGATATTCAACTTCAATATGCGGCAGGGGATGTTTGGTATTTGTTGCCGCTTTATCATATTCTTGAAAAAGAGTTAGCGAAAACACCTTGGGAACAAGCAGTAAGAGATGATTGCGAACTTGCACTTTCTAAAACCCATAAATTACAAGAACGAGATTCAGAAAAAGCGTATTTAGATATTCCAAATGCTTGGAAATTAAATCCATTAGAATTGTCTCGTTTAAGAATTTTGGCGCAGTGGCGACAAAACGTCGGAATAGAACGTGATTTAGCACTTTCTTATATTGTGAAATCAGATAATCTTTGGAAAGTGGCAAAGAATAATCCACGTAATACATCTGAAATGTTGGAAATGGGATTAAGTGAAAATGAAGTGCGTGTACGTGGTAAGAAGATTTTGCAATTACTTGCTCAAGCAAGACGTGTTTCTTCTAATGACTATCCAAAACCTATTGAACGTATTTCTGAAGATCCTCGTTATAAAAAAACAATTCGATTGTTGCAAGAAAAAGTGAATAGCTTAACACCAGAAGGTTTAACCCCTGAAATCGTTGCAAGTAAACGCACTTTGGAAGAATTGATTAAATGGGTTTGGAAATATGATTGTTCTCAAGGCAAACTACCAGAGTTGCTGATTGGATGGCGCAAACCTATTGGTGAAAAGTTAGTTGATGTACTTAAGTAA